One window of the Cryptomeria japonica chromosome 7, Sugi_1.0, whole genome shotgun sequence genome contains the following:
- the LOC131857050 gene encoding uncharacterized protein LOC131857050 — MYILENTGAFIREHGLQKGDLLMLYEDEDRYVIRGMKATHSEEINSSPCKTEPKLESSEDGGDQIPVEDSILVSQGIENTSIPETTHEMNQNVLSIKGEEVNIMAHEPKPPLIENMPFEEIEFPLIGNTPFEESDESEVPLIADMPFEESEESEVPLITNPRFEEREIFSSLEDLWYLPS, encoded by the exons ATGTATATATTGGAAAATACAG GGGCTTTCATTCGAGAACATGGTCTTCAAAAAGGAGATTTGTTGATGCTATATGAAGATGAAGATAGATAT GTGATCAGAGGTATGAAAGCAACTCACTCGGAAGAAATTAATTCATCTCCATGTAAGACTGAGCCAAAGTTGGAATCTAGTGAAGATGGAGGTGACCAAATCCCAGTTGAGGATAGCATTCTTGTTTCACAAGGTATAGAAAATACAAGCATACCTGAAACTACTCATGAAATGAACCAGAATGTCTTATCAATAAAAGGAGAGGAGGTGAATATCATGGCTCATGAACCTAAACCTCCATTGATAGAAAATATGCCTTTTGAAGAGATTGAATTTCCATTGATAGGTAATACGCCTTTTGAAGAGTCTGACGAGTCTGAAGTTCCATTGATAGCTGATATGCCTTTTGAAGAGTCTGAAGAGTCTGAAGTTCCATTGATAACTAATCCGCGTTTTGAAGAGAGAGaaatattttcttcattggagGACCTGTGGTATTTACCTTCTTAA
- the LOC131054598 gene encoding uncharacterized protein LOC131054598 — MNGGLETIWKYKSSTQIAQDEEKFHTMNEGLECIVNPRQSTVKKEFDLPWSTSQNAHEDFSHIPMANYANPLSHQVLQFQSHLSVNTHFPLLPKLEPAIVEPHFQNPASLPISTNFSGNFSYQTPQIQSPFPATTNIPLLPQTSLPISKNLSGNSTYQIPLTQSPRPTATDLHLLPLTESISVKPNFQNPTSLPITINMHASSNWFHNENTAFQGNFDRAQLAYQASDGKYTQQIAYKEMQPYTIDMKASSFARRYHRSKIRRDCRSKEHHSYQVSEKKGSKYESEKIYSSIQASLQPANTEVETKTQISHGGKRLLLQKQLQTSDVSNLGRVVLPKKAAEANLPRLEMKEGIVISAKDHDNDRSWILKYK, encoded by the exons ATGAACGGAGGTCTTGAGACTATATGGAAATACAAATCTTCTACTCAGATTGCTCAGGATGAG GAAAAATTCCACACTATGAATGAAGGCCTTGAGTGTATAGTCAATCCCAGACAATCTACTGTTAAGAAAGAATTTGATCTCCCATGGTCAACTTCACAGAACGCACATGAAGATTTTTCACACATTCCAATGGCCAATTATGCGAATCCACTCTCTCATCAAGTTCTTCAGTTTCAGTCTCATTTATCAGTAAACACACATTTTCCATTGTTACCAAAACTAGAACCTGCTATTGTTGAGCCACATTTTCAGAACCCTGCGTCACTTCCCATTTCCACAAATTTTTCTGGCAATTTCAGTTACCAAACTCCTCAAATACAGTCTCCTTTCCCAGCAACCACAAATATACCATTGTTACCACAGACATCActtcccatttcaaaaaatttatctGGCAATTCCACATACCAAATTCCTCTAACTCAGTCTCCTAGACCAACAGCCACAGATTTGCATTTGTTACCACTGACAGAATCTATTAGTGTTAAACCAAATTTCCAAAACCCTACTTCACTTCCCATTACAATAAATATGCATGCCAGTTCAAATTGGTTTCATAATGAGAACACGGCCTTTCAAGGAAATTTTGATAGAGCACAACTTGCTTACCAGGCTTCAGATGGAAAGTACACACAACAAATTGCATATAAGGAAATGCAACCATATACCATTGACATGAAGGCATCTAGTTTTGCAAGAAGATATCACAGATCCAAGATAAGAAGGGATTGCAGGTCTAAAGAACATCATTCGTATCAGGTCTCTGAGAAGAAGGGCTCTAAATATGAGAGTGAAAAAATCTATAGCTCTATACAGGCTTCTCTGCAACCAGCAAACACTGAAGTAGAAACCAAG ACACAGATCTCACATGGAGGAAAGAGACTGTTGTTGCAGAAGCAGTTGCAAACTAGTGATGTTAGTAATCTTGGACGAGTAGTTCTTCCTAAG AAAGCTGCAGAGGCAAACCTTCCACGCCTAGAGATGAAGGAAGGCATTGTCATATCAGCAAAGGACCATGACAATGATCGCAGCTGGATTCTCAAATACAAGTAA